The bacterium sequence CGACACGGCGACGATGCTCTACCGCGCGTTCTACGAGCTGGATCGGCGGTCGCCGCCGCGGCAATTCGTCTGGCTCGACGACCGCGAGCCGACGCGCCCGGCGGCGGCGCCGCGAACGTCGGTGCCGTCGTCACGTCCATCGCCCGCGCCGGCCGCATCGACTCCGGCGGGCCCCGCCGTTCCGGCCCCGCCGCGCCGCCGGCGCCGGCGCGGTGGACGGGGCCGGCAGCCGCAGAAGGGCGCCACCTAGGATTGCACGGCCGGCTCGTCGTCGTCGCCGGACCGACCGCGACGGGCAAGACGCAGGTCGCGCTCGCGCTCGCGCGGCGGCTCGACGCCGAGATCGTCTGCGCCGATTCGCGGACGGTCTACCGCGGGATGGACATCGGCACCGCGAAGCCGTCGCTCGCCGAGCGGGCGCTCGTCCCGCACCATCTCCTCGATGTCGCGGACCCGGCGGATTCGTTCACGCTCGCGGACTACCAGCGCCTCGCGCTCGAGGCCATCGCAGGAATCCACGATCGCGGCCGGACCGC is a genomic window containing:
- the miaA gene encoding tRNA (adenosine(37)-N6)-dimethylallyltransferase MiaA, with amino-acid sequence MHGRLVVVAGPTATGKTQVALALARRLDAEIVCADSRTVYRGMDIGTAKPSLAERALVPHHLLDVADPADSFTLADYQRLALEAIAGIHDRGRTAILTGGTGLYIRAVIDRVAVPAAAPDWDLRERLAADERAGGPGTLHRRLREIDPAAAERIHPHNVRRVIRALEVWEVTGTPMSAFHAQVRGGR